The following coding sequences are from one Lolium rigidum isolate FL_2022 chromosome 6, APGP_CSIRO_Lrig_0.1, whole genome shotgun sequence window:
- the LOC124662927 gene encoding protein RETICULATA-RELATED 3, chloroplastic-like: protein MQEVERQVLFEFAVLLKGDPLDIQRLPDKCADFVAGNEPASLGSKYEVALCRSGVALWRHTYTYTYCAAPHPTTAPTSHQPTKPFRISPLAPRRAAAAAAAVLLSTCAADATPRPISMAASTAFAAARFLPSTHLDSSARLAPLRPAPTANLAFSPLPPSSSSSLLTLQSPCPSGPGGKLPPPPRSYSGGGSGSGDAADSGGGRGGILGIFLAGWAARVAADPQFPFKVLMEELVGVTACVLGDMASRPNFGLNELDFVFSTLVVGSILNFVLMYMLAPTAALSAAASSLPSHMFEPGAYSLGSRVATLLSKGTTFAAVGFAAGLMGTAISNGLIAVRKKMDPAFETPNKAPPTLLNAATWALHMGVSSNLRYQTLNGVEYLLGTVAPAPVFKVSVVALRCMNNVLGGMSFVLLARLTGAQKSDKPVDSVSDAKERLVAEGDVIAANVSEARDGETTK from the exons atgcaggAGGTGGAGCGGCAAGTGCTGTTCGAGTTTGCCGtcctcctcaagggcgacccactcgaCATCCAGAGACTACCAGACAAgtgcgccgacttcgtcgccggcaacgagccgGCCTCTCTCGGCTCAAAATACGAAGTGGCCTT GTGTAGGTCAGGTGTCGCGCTGTGGCGGCACACGTATACATATACATATTGCGCCGCTCCCCACCCAACCACCGCACCCACATCGCACCAACCCACTAAACCCTTCCGCATCTCGCCCCTcgcccctcgccgcgccgccgccgccgccgccgccgtcctcctttCCACCTGCGCGGCCGACGCCACTCCCCGCCCGATCTCCATGGCCGCCTCCACGGCCTTCGCCGCCGCCAGGTTCCTCCCCTCCACTCACCTCGACTCCTCCGCCCGCCTCGCCCCGCTCCGGCCCGCGCCCACCGCCAACCTCGCCTTCTCCCCgctcccgccctcctcctcctcctccctcctcaccCTCCAATCCCCCTGCCCGTCCGGCCCAGGCGGCAAGCTCCCCCCTCCACCCCGCTCCTactccggcggcggcagcggatcTGGCGACGCCGCGGActccggcggcggccgcggcggcatcctcggcatcttcctcgccggctgGGCGGCCCGCGTCGCCGCGGACCCGCAGTTCCCGTTCAAGGTGCTCATGGAGGAGCTGGTCGGCGTCACCGCCTGCGTGCTCGGCGACATGGCGTCCCGCCCCAACTTCGGGCTCAACGAGCTCGACTTCGTCTTCTCCACCCTCGTCGTCGGATCCATCCTCAACTTCGTGCTCATGTACATGCTCGCCCCCACCGCcgcgctctccgccgccgcctcatccCTCCCCAGCCACATGTTCGAGCCGGGCGCCTACTCCCTGGGCTCCCGCGTGGCGACCCTCCTCTCCAAGGGCACAACCTTCGCCGCCGTCGGCTTCGCGGCGGGGCTCATGGGCACGGCCATCTCCAACGGCCTCATCGCCGTGCGCAAGAAGATGGACCCGGCCTTCGAGACGCCCAACAAGGCGCCGCCCACGCTGCTCAACGCCGCCACCTGGGCGCTCCACATGGGCGTCAGCAGCAACCTGCGCTACCAGACCCTCAACGGGGTCGAGTACCTGCTCGGCACCGTCGCGCCCGCCCCCGTCTTCAAGGTCTCCGTCGTCGCCCTCCGCTGCATGAACAACGTGCTCGGCGGCATGTCCTTCGTGCTGCTCGCAAGGCTCACCGGCGCCCAGAAGTCCGATAAGCCTGTCGATTCCGTTTCTGATGCCAAGGAGAGGTTGGTAGCCGAGGGCGATGTCATTGCCGCCAATGTAAGCGAGGCGAGGGACGGGGAAACCACCAAGTGA